The candidate division WOR-3 bacterium nucleotide sequence TCGGTCCAAACACAACTCCACCTTTGCGCCATATTGGCGAACGGATGCTACCGTGTCGTGCCAGACCTGTTCCCTTTTGTGGCCAGGGTTTTCTCCCGCCACCCCGGACCTCAGCCCGGGTCTTGGTTTTGGCAGTTCCCTGCCTTTGATTATTTAAGATAATTGTAACTGCTTCCCATAGAAGTGCCTTGTTTACCGGTGCTTTAAATATCTTATCCGGCAGCTCGATTGTCCCAATCTCTTCGCCCTTTTGATTAAACATCTTAGTCTCCATATTCACTCTTCCTTAGTTAAAAGTAAAAACCCATTCCTCGGACCTGGAACTGCACCCTTGAGATAAATAATATTGTCTTCGATCTTCACCACCTTAAGGTTTTTTATCGTAACCCGCTCATTGCCATAATGTCCCGGCATCGTTTTGCCTTTTAATATCCGCCCCGGATCCGAATGGCCGTGTCCGGCTGAACCAATCCGGCGGTGGGACATTGAACCATGGGACGCTGGACCTCCGCTCCAACCCCACCTCTTCATACCTCCTGTAAAACCGCGGC carries:
- the rplD gene encoding 50S ribosomal protein L4, which encodes MFNQKGEEIGTIELPDKIFKAPVNKALLWEAVTIILNNQRQGTAKTKTRAEVRGGGRKPWPQKGTGLARHGSIRSPIWRKGGVVFGPKPRDYYKVMPQQKKNKALLAALSAAAQEERIRVIEDLNFERPSTKALKEILKK